In ANME-2 cluster archaeon, the following proteins share a genomic window:
- a CDS encoding sarcinarray family MAST domain-containing protein translates to MVISTNQSVSAESVENNYGIVNAWYNGQEATVENVQLKIGEPAEIKVEVTSKINGHVIVKLINPLVTESYEVISGPSLIDKRIDNLNIESGWHETYIWTIKPTGKWTNGNGPINLYVQFNEAYDEYEKVQFTIANPYILDEHYSGPAPTRTATDPSSTDQPPGSNGLPGFGVVGALLGISLVLLSRKV, encoded by the coding sequence TTGGTAATTTCTACAAACCAAAGTGTATCAGCAGAATCTGTGGAAAATAATTATGGTATAGTTAATGCTTGGTATAATGGTCAAGAAGCGACAGTAGAAAATGTACAATTGAAGATTGGAGAACCTGCAGAAATAAAAGTTGAAGTTACATCTAAAATTAATGGGCACGTCATTGTCAAATTAATAAACCCTTTAGTGACAGAATCATACGAGGTAATTTCGGGTCCTAGTTTAATTGATAAAAGAATTGACAATTTAAATATTGAATCAGGTTGGCATGAAACATACATTTGGACAATAAAGCCAACTGGCAAATGGACAAATGGGAATGGTCCAATAAATCTTTATGTGCAGTTCAATGAAGCATATGATGAATATGAAAAAGTGCAATTCACAATAGCCAACCCCTACATCCTCGATGAACACTACTCCGGCCCCGCCCCCACCCGCACTGCCACCGACCCCTCGTCCACTGACCAGCCGCCGGGTTCGAATGGCTTGCCGGGGTTCGGGGTGGTGGGTGCGCTGTTAGGGATTTCACTTGTATTATTAAGTCGAAAAGTGTAA
- a CDS encoding sarcinarray family MAST domain-containing protein has protein sequence MRKIVKLLICLTLICTLALNVNAAENDYGNAIAWCNDEPATVNNFEIKINEPIIVEVEVTSKIAGFVDIQLYEPGKTKSFDVISGPSNFDEWVSEYDLEPGWTKVYTWTIVPNGKWTGGSVPINIIVIFNKEINDNLRVQYTIANPYILDEQYSGPAPTRTATDPSSTDQLPGSNGLPGFGVVGALLGISLVLLSRKV, from the coding sequence ATGCGAAAAATTGTAAAGTTATTGATTTGTTTGACATTAATATGCACATTAGCTTTAAACGTAAATGCTGCAGAAAATGATTATGGTAATGCAATTGCATGGTGTAATGATGAACCTGCTACTGTAAATAATTTTGAGATTAAAATAAATGAACCGATAATAGTTGAAGTTGAAGTTACTTCAAAAATTGCTGGTTTTGTCGATATACAATTATATGAACCTGGAAAAACAAAATCATTTGATGTAATTTCGGGTCCGAGTAATTTTGATGAATGGGTATCTGAATATGATTTAGAACCAGGATGGACAAAAGTCTATACATGGACAATTGTACCAAACGGCAAATGGACTGGTGGAAGTGTTCCAATTAATATTATCGTAATATTTAATAAAGAAATTAATGACAATTTAAGGGTCCAGTATACAATCGCCAACCCCTACATCCTCGATGAACAATACTCCGGCCCCGCCCCCACCCGCACTGCCACCGACCCCTCATCCACTGACCAGCTGCCGGGTTCGAATGGCTTGCCGGGGTTCGGGGTGGTGGGTGCGCTGTTAGGGATTTCACTTGTATTATTAAGTCGAAAAGTGTAA